One Rissa tridactyla isolate bRisTri1 chromosome 1, bRisTri1.patW.cur.20221130, whole genome shotgun sequence DNA segment encodes these proteins:
- the TEX55 gene encoding testis-specific expressed protein 55 isoform X2 gives MESRGLQEPNNNSEYEVDEPGIPPAAEPSEDQTHIVEPPPSLDDLPGVKTPASADQPSVVELPVSADQLVVEKPPGSDDQLPVVEFLTSGENSDEIGSPVGEEPGFKVKMSVSDSAQAGSKTPGAQSSAAVIKPTETTCEISEQPMVYEDPFEVSIRYMEKHNILQIFQDITEKLVYHKPDDPLQFILLQVQSMINARQTEMEGILEENEDAEVFLEEILYPPFDPY, from the exons ATGGAGAGTCGGGGGCTG caaGAGCCCAATAATAATTCAGAATATGAAGTAGATGAACCTGGCATACCACCAGCTGCTGAACCATCTGAGGACCAGACACATATAGTTGAACCCCCACCGTCACTGGATGACTTACCTGGGGTTAAAACACCAGCATCTGCAGACCAGCCATCTGTAGTGGAATTGCCAGTGTCTGCAGACCAGTTGGTTGTTGAGAAACCACCAGGTTCTGATGACCAGTTACCTGTCGTTGAATTTCTCACATCCGGGGAAAACTCTGATGAGATTGGATCACCTGTGGGTGAAGAGCCAGGTTTCAAAGTCAAGATGTCCGTGTCTGACTCTGCACAGGCTGGCAGTAAAACGCCTGGGGCTCAGTCATCAGCAGCTGTAATCAAGCCAACAGAGACTACGTGTGAAATATCGGAGCAGCCAATGGTGTACGAAGACCCCTTTGAAGTCTCCATTAGGTACATGGAGAAACACAATATTCTGCAGATATTTCAG GACATCACAGAAAAACTGGTGTACCACAAGCCTGATGACCCCTTGCAGTTCATATTGCTGCAG GTGCAGTCTATGATAAATGCCAGGCAGACAGAAATGGAGGgaatattggaggagaacgaaGATGCAGAGGTTTTTCTGGAAGAGATCCTGTACCCTCCTTTTGACCCCTACTGA
- the TEX55 gene encoding testis-specific expressed protein 55 isoform X1, producing MESRGLQEPNNNSEYEVDEPGIPPAAEPSEDQTHIVEPPPSLDDLPGVKTPASADQPSVVELPVSADQLVVEKPPGSDDQLPVVEFLTSGENSDEIGSPVGEEPGFKVKMSVSDSAQAGSKTPGAQSSAAVIKPTETTCEISEQPMVYEDPFEVSIRYMEKHNILQIFQLVLEQKLQPPICPRINTSFLLSVCLSQDITEKLVYHKPDDPLQFILLQVQSMINARQTEMEGILEENEDAEVFLEEILYPPFDPY from the exons ATGGAGAGTCGGGGGCTG caaGAGCCCAATAATAATTCAGAATATGAAGTAGATGAACCTGGCATACCACCAGCTGCTGAACCATCTGAGGACCAGACACATATAGTTGAACCCCCACCGTCACTGGATGACTTACCTGGGGTTAAAACACCAGCATCTGCAGACCAGCCATCTGTAGTGGAATTGCCAGTGTCTGCAGACCAGTTGGTTGTTGAGAAACCACCAGGTTCTGATGACCAGTTACCTGTCGTTGAATTTCTCACATCCGGGGAAAACTCTGATGAGATTGGATCACCTGTGGGTGAAGAGCCAGGTTTCAAAGTCAAGATGTCCGTGTCTGACTCTGCACAGGCTGGCAGTAAAACGCCTGGGGCTCAGTCATCAGCAGCTGTAATCAAGCCAACAGAGACTACGTGTGAAATATCGGAGCAGCCAATGGTGTACGAAGACCCCTTTGAAGTCTCCATTAGGTACATGGAGAAACACAATATTCTGCAGATATTTCAG ctagtGTTGGAGCAGAAACTGCAGCCACCGATCTGTCCAAGGATCAATacttctttccttctgtctgtttgtctgtctcaGGACATCACAGAAAAACTGGTGTACCACAAGCCTGATGACCCCTTGCAGTTCATATTGCTGCAG GTGCAGTCTATGATAAATGCCAGGCAGACAGAAATGGAGGgaatattggaggagaacgaaGATGCAGAGGTTTTTCTGGAAGAGATCCTGTACCCTCCTTTTGACCCCTACTGA